The nucleotide window TATATAACTAGGAATATCTTGTGGAACACTATACATCATTAAAGCCACGATTATTTAAAGTtaaagtttgaaaatattaagattcacaaaatatataaattttcgtttatTCTACTAAAATATTACCTAGCAATATCTTTTGCATTTCTATGATCATCAAATACACTATTTTAAATGTATTGGATccacaaaatatattaacttcCCATATTTTCTACACAAATATTCCTACTCATATTGTGTACCCAACTTTATTTCCTAGCCTACACTATTAGTATAAAGTTTTTAGTTGACAATGCTAactgatttgaaaaaaaaaattataacgcaaaatcaaaatcaataaTTTATGGATATATTCAAAATACTCCTATACCATAAAAtcttatgattttaaatatttatttaaaatatccgAATAACTTTGTGATTTTGTACGAAGTGGGTTGAACAAACatactaatatatttaaataaattttgatcaAATGTGAAATAATTAAAAGTATGGATTaagttatttcattttaaattaataaaaacaaaatcaatgtaataaatactttaaataaatatattaccaTAACGTTGGTGCAAATAATTCAAAATTTCCAAATTAGTCCATCTAAGATAAATCAAAGCATACAAATTCAAcagaaattatataattttttataaaaatataactattatgtatacaaattataattttgttgcatacaaatattttaatcaaatggtaactccacgcttttaaagcgcggatcaaagtcTTGTTATCAATAAATTAGGTGGAGGAAACGAAATTAAAGTTGTGTGAAGATGGGAGTTTGAACCGTCCAACATCACTTTTAATATCCGATTTGGATTTTTCATTTAAACAAAAGGCTGctaaaaattttaagaaatagCTACTAAAAATGATCTTAGAGGTTACTATAGTTTATTGCGTTCATTCTTTTCAATATGGAGAAATTAGTGGCAGAAACCCAAAACCAGCACATCTATCTCTTTCATTTACTGTGCCATTAAAAGTAAATGAAGCTATTAGCTGCTTCAGTGCTTTTCCAAGTAATCAATGTTTTCACCAAAAGAATGACCAAAATTAGAGAGACAAAACACCAAGTAATAATGAATGATTATTCTAATTAATGGAAAAGATTAAAGACAGTGCCATATTAAGATGGAAGTTCACGTGAAGAGACAGCTTAAACCAGCCAAAAAACACACTAAATTCTAATTCCCACAAATAAATATCATGGGACCAACCTAATCGTTTTAATTTGATTATGTGGCTGTAAAACCTAAGtatctatatataaactatTCATATGAATAAAGTTATGATTAGACAACAGTCTAACTTTTGTCTCTTCCTCCATATGATTAATTTGTCCCTTGAGCCACCCAAAAACAGGTATGTCTATTCACCTCTTAATGTGAGATCTACACTAAGTTGTCTCCTTCTTTTTTTGTAGACTTGTGACTATGGAAACGGATTAGTAATATGAAGTGAAGACTTAtagagtatatatattatatggagTATAAATTATCTAGAGTTATAAGAGAGAGGGTCGCAtccaaatagttttgaagtGGACCATGtgaaaaaacaaagaaagcCCACACCATTGATTGGTAAATGGATGAGAATATGGTGTTGTAGTTTTCCATGTCCTTAAACCTAATCCTCTCAACACTATTTACACCTTCTTTTCTGACATCTGCCATCACTCGCCTCTTAATTTATTCCATTCCCCACCAAATTCAATATACTTTTTAACTGTAGTATGTTACACATGTGAGTGAAAAAAAAGCTAGAGAAATTACTGTTGTGAGATGCTTTTCTGGAGGCCTTGTATAAATATGGTAGAGTAGTACTAGTGGAGCTTCTTCACTCACAATAATGACTTCTCTTCATTAAATGAAGAGGAGCCTCTCTACATCAGAAGTTAAATAAGAACACACattccagagagagagagagagagaccctTCCATTAAAATTCTTTGTTCATGTCCTAAGAAGAAACATCCACAAGACTAGATATGGGTGGTTGCACAAGCAAGCAAGAGAGACCAAGTATGAGAAGTGTCAAGAAGGAGTCTTCAACTgaaaaaagaagaggaagaagacacaTGAGAAGAGAGGTGGATGAGCGAGAGAAAGTAATGTTTGATAAACTTAGAGAGGCGGAGAGAGAGTGGgggaaagagagaaagaagcttAGAGAGCAAGTGAAGAGGCTAAGGAAGAAAGTGGAGGAGAGAGAGGAAGcaaagacaacaacaacagaGGAGAGAGAGTACTGGAAATGGGTTGTTGAGGAGATGTGTGTGGAGAGAGCAGTGAGAGATGAAGCCGTTGAGAAATGGAAACAACTCTATTTAGCTATCAAGAATGAGCTTGATCATCTCATCATCCACACAacttcttcctcttctggtAAAAAAAGCTTCAACTTGagagtttttattttgataaagtATTGATCTCTGATAGTGGGTTACTTGTAGGAGAGGCAACAATGCAAAGGCAACTTGAGGGCAAAGGTGAAGAAGAAGCAGTTAAGACAGTGGAGGAACTGAGAAATGAAGTTAGAGTTAAAGAAGATACAATTGAGACACTAAAAGAGAAAATAGCTTTGATGGATAGAGAAAAATATGAGAAGGAAAGAGAGATTGATATACTTAGACAGAGTCTGAGGATTCTTGGAAgcaagaagaataagaagaaaggAGCATCGTTTGCATCAACGAATCTGATGATTTTGAAGACCAAATGTGTGGAATGTACATAACACTTCAAAGTCAAAACAGTCTTCCTGCAACAGTGATATATCTCACTCGTCAGAGAATCTTTGATCAACAATGTCACATATTATTTCTCTTTTGGTTTGTTTATCTTTTTATATTGGAATAGCAAGTTATAGCACTACAACGTTGAAAAGCACATGACGGCacaaaaaaataagttaatAAATCATATGTTTTTGTGTAAAATACGCACTCATGATGCAATCATTCAGCAATAATGATCATGAACCATTTCGTTTGGGTATGCAGCGGTAAAGTAACTTTGCTGTCTCTTAATCTGCTCATACCAGTGACATTACTATACACACATAACTTCTAAATTTCGATGCAGTCCGGTTTtcgatttaattaaaatttacaaacgaaacagaaacaaaaaaaaaaaacaaaacgtcTTTCCTCAAAACATTGTTGATGTTGGGCAATGGACATCGTCCCAAGTTCGACAAAAATGCCATTTCTCTCTAAAGACGTATAACCCATACCATGAGTTAAAGGCTAGTTTGTAGCCGAAGGTCCACCAAGGACCCATAACTCAAAAGAAAAAGGATGTTCGGCTTTTACGATGAAATGCAGTTTTTTTGAAATACATTTGTGCATATTAAAAACGAAAAACTCGAGCTATGTTGCTTCCAGTCACTTTTGAAAATTTACTTCATATCTCCTATCGCCCAGCCCTTCGATTGTCATGAGTCGCAGGCGAACCTCCTTGTCAATCCACTTGAATATGCTCGAAGAAGGTGTTGCTTGCTCTCTCTATTGATGTGCATAGTGTTCTCTCCGGATTGAATAGACTCCTATCTGGAAAACATACCGGATTAAATCCACTTACTCAAACCTATATTTCAATATACTTTTTGATATACAAACGCTTTGTTATACATTTAAATAATTCAACTAATTATTCTGTCCATTTTAACatgttaattttcaaaattatacctatttaatatcatttttatttaagttgttttatttttagcttttagttttttttttgtttctatctTTTCCAATATCAGCTTTAAATTTGTTTGTATTATTTGTAAGTTTCAATGTTCTTTCACATGATTTTGATTTCATATAAATCTTATTTTCCACCAACTTCTTTTTTTCAGAATATTTACTTGTTCTAGCTCAGTTTTATTTCCCATTTTAGGATTTAACTTTTGAATTTCAGTAATAAAACACTACAAAGAGAGTGTTCCAAACATTCTTTTAAGTTCCAATTTAATTTCAGGTGGCGGTCattgaaaaccaaaaaaaaaaaaaaatacattcggttataattatacaatttcaAATTGGTACAAGATGTAAACCGGACCAAACACTAACCTCAACCGATCTCTTTTGTTCCCTGGTTGACTGGTTCTGACAAACCCTACTT belongs to Brassica rapa cultivar Chiifu-401-42 chromosome A07, CAAS_Brap_v3.01, whole genome shotgun sequence and includes:
- the LOC103828654 gene encoding golgin subfamily A member 6-like protein 2, with amino-acid sequence MGGCTSKQERPSMRSVKKESSTEKRRGRRHMRREVDEREKVMFDKLREAEREWGKERKKLREQVKRLRKKVEEREEAKTTTTEEREYWKWVVEEMCVERAVRDEAVEKWKQLYLAIKNELDHLIIHTTSSSSGEATMQRQLEGKGEEEAVKTVEELRNEVRVKEDTIETLKEKIALMDREKYEKEREIDILRQSLRILGSKKNKKKGASFASTNLMILKTKCVECT